AAATCAATGAGTTACAGGAAACCATACCAGGAAACCCTTTGCCTGGCCGGTCTTAAGCCGTGCGATTCTGACAGATTGTGTCAAGTCAAGCGGACGGAATTTGTCAGTTGGAACCCTGATATTCTCCCATAGCCCAAGGCCTGCCGTCTTGAGCGATCGAAGCTCCCAGCCCTCTACAGGCAGGATTGTGGAAGGCCGAACAGCCCTATTCCTGATTCGTCAAGACTCGAATTGGCTCGCTTGAGTACCTCATCCTCAACATGCCCGAGTTACTTCCGTTATCCCGCCTTGCATCTTGAACTTGATACTCCGCTGAGAATCACTCGACTATGAAACGCTAGCAGCAACATTCCGAATAAAGTGAGTTCCACGTTGAGCGCTACGTCTATCCCCGCACTCGAGCGGATGGCAGAACCTAAATCCAGCCGGTTCCAAGCCTGGTTTCAGTGGTTTATGCAGCCTGCAGTTCTGATTCGAATCGTACTGTATGCGACTACTCTGATCTACCTTCGTAGCGTTCTGTTTGACTATGTTTACGACGACTCCGCTCTCATCACACTGAACCCCTGGATGGAATCCTGGAAGCAGGTTCCAGAGCTCTTTACCCATTCATTTTGGGGGTTCCTGGATGTCCCACGAGCGATCGATTTCTATCGACCTCTCGTGTCTCTGGTCTTCATGACGATCCTTCACCTGTTAGGGCCGGCACCGGGATGGTTTCACCTGGTAGCTGCGGGGCTCCACATTGCTGCGACTTATCTCGTTTACCGGCTTGCGTGCGAGACCACAGAGAATAAAATTGTCGCGGCAATTGCAGCAGGTTTTTTCGGACTTCACCCAACCAAAGTTGAAACCGCAGCTTGGATCTCCGGCATTAGCGATTCTCTTTCAGTTGTCTTCTTCCTCGGTTCCATAATCTCGTACTTCAAAGCACGGAAAAACGTGGAGCATAGGCTCAAGTATCAATGGACTTCCAATGTACTGTTGCTCTTGGCTTTGTTCTCCAAAGAAGCCGCAGTATTCGCTCCAGTTCTGATCGCTATATACGAATTCAGCTCCACAAACTCCCGCTTTCGCGATCGCTGCGTGGCCAGTCTTCGAGCCGCGTTGCCTTTCCTCACCGTGACTACCCTTGCCCTCCTTGCCAGAAAGGCACTGATACATAATGAACTCGACCTGGGCCTTCTGCAGAAAATACCTCTCAAAGCCACAGTCCTCACCGCGCCAAAAGCAATCCTTTGGTACCTGCTTAAACAGTTATGGCCGGGCGAACTTAGTGTGCAATATCCGATTATGCTGGTACGCACATTTTCGTTTCGGCAGTTCGTATTACCGCTTGTCCTTACATTGGCAGTTACCACAGCCATCGTGTGGGCTGTTCGAAAGAGACCGACGGGAATCTTCTTCGCAAGCTGGTTCGTGCTGATGCTCGCTCCCGTAATCGTCTACTTCATTACTTTGCAAGAACATGATCGATACTCTTATTTACCTTCCGTTGCTTCGAGTATTGGTATCGCGTATTTATTGGAGCGTCTGCGGGTCTTTAGTGCGAAGGTCCATGCAGCAGTTATCCTCATCGTCTTTGCGGTAATGTCAGTACTGACCGTCACCTATGAATCTTATTGGGACAACGACATTAAGCTATTTGAGCGGGCTGTACGAATCGCTCCCGACAACTGGAATGCGCAAAACTATCTTGCAGGCGCCTATGTTGTCTTCGGACAACGGGAAAAAGCGGAAGCTTTTGCTCGCAGCGTAATCAATAGAGATCGCGGCCCGAATAGTTGGTACCTGCTTGGCGACGTCTTCCTTGCCGAATGCAAGTACGAAGAGGCGCGCGAGGCCATACAAACGGGCTACAACCTTGAGAGGGAACACCACCTGGTGGCCAACCTTGCGTTAGCGAATGTGGATTTGCGTCTCGGCAGAAATGAAGAGGCAGTTCAGATTTACCAAGAACAACTCAAGCGATTTCCAAACAGGGCCTTTCTTCATGGCCATCTTGCAACCGCGCTCAAAGCTATGGGCAGGTCGGAAGAAGCCCAACGAGAATT
This region of Terriglobales bacterium genomic DNA includes:
- a CDS encoding tetratricopeptide repeat protein; the protein is MSATSIPALERMAEPKSSRFQAWFQWFMQPAVLIRIVLYATTLIYLRSVLFDYVYDDSALITLNPWMESWKQVPELFTHSFWGFLDVPRAIDFYRPLVSLVFMTILHLLGPAPGWFHLVAAGLHIAATYLVYRLACETTENKIVAAIAAGFFGLHPTKVETAAWISGISDSLSVVFFLGSIISYFKARKNVEHRLKYQWTSNVLLLLALFSKEAAVFAPVLIAIYEFSSTNSRFRDRCVASLRAALPFLTVTTLALLARKALIHNELDLGLLQKIPLKATVLTAPKAILWYLLKQLWPGELSVQYPIMLVRTFSFRQFVLPLVLTLAVTTAIVWAVRKRPTGIFFASWFVLMLAPVIVYFITLQEHDRYSYLPSVASSIGIAYLLERLRVFSAKVHAAVILIVFAVMSVLTVTYESYWDNDIKLFERAVRIAPDNWNAQNYLAGAYVVFGQREKAEAFARSVINRDRGPNSWYLLGDVFLAECKYEEAREAIQTGYNLEREHHLVANLALANVDLRLGRNEEAVQIYQEQLKRFPNRAFLHGHLATALKAMGRSEEAQRELAIQKSLNKH